Proteins co-encoded in one Burkholderia ambifaria AMMD genomic window:
- a CDS encoding HAD-IA family hydrolase, producing MARQQFDLIVFDWDGTLMDSTAHIAHSIQAACRDLGLPTPSDEASRYVIGLGLRDALRITAPTLDPSDYPRLAERYRFHYLLDDQRIELFAGVRELLAELRDTGYLLAVATGKGRVGLNRVLDQSKLTSLFDATRCADETFSKPHPAMLHELSRELGQDLARTVMIGDTTHDLQMAASAGAAGVGVSYGAHTAEALAALTPRFVAPDVVALAAWLREHA from the coding sequence ATGGCCCGACAGCAATTTGACCTGATCGTCTTCGACTGGGACGGCACGCTGATGGATTCGACTGCGCACATCGCGCACAGCATCCAGGCCGCGTGCCGCGATCTCGGCCTGCCCACGCCGTCGGACGAGGCGTCCCGCTACGTGATCGGCCTTGGGCTGCGCGATGCGCTGCGCATTACTGCACCGACCCTCGATCCGTCCGACTATCCGCGGCTGGCCGAGCGTTACCGCTTTCACTACCTGCTGGACGACCAGCGCATCGAGTTGTTCGCCGGCGTGCGCGAACTGCTCGCGGAATTGCGCGATACGGGTTACCTCCTGGCGGTCGCGACCGGCAAGGGCCGGGTCGGGCTGAATCGCGTGCTGGACCAGTCGAAGCTGACGAGCCTGTTCGATGCGACGCGCTGCGCGGACGAAACGTTCTCGAAGCCGCACCCGGCGATGCTGCACGAACTGTCCCGCGAATTGGGGCAGGATCTGGCGCGTACCGTGATGATCGGCGACACCACGCACGACCTGCAGATGGCGGCGAGCGCGGGGGCGGCCGGCGTCGGCGTCTCCTACGGCGCGCATACGGCCGAGGCGCTGGCCGCGCTGACGCCGCGCTTCGTCGCGCCGGACGTCGTCGCGCTGGCGGCATGGCTGCGGGAGCACGCATGA
- a CDS encoding Rieske (2Fe-2S) protein codes for MSAAPEAVRVCASDALTDGGAGVRVEATLRGEQAVVFFVRYDGRAYGYLNRCAHVPMELDWAEGQFFESSGLYLMCATHGAIYAPDTGKCVGGPCRGGRLRPVEVDERDMPDGRAVFWVPDADLRPAASTPSATTD; via the coding sequence ATGAGCGCGGCGCCGGAAGCCGTGCGCGTGTGCGCGTCGGACGCCTTGACCGACGGCGGCGCCGGCGTGCGCGTCGAAGCGACGCTGCGCGGCGAGCAGGCGGTCGTGTTCTTCGTACGCTACGACGGACGTGCGTACGGCTACCTGAACCGCTGCGCACACGTGCCGATGGAGCTCGACTGGGCCGAAGGGCAGTTCTTCGAGTCGTCGGGCCTCTACCTGATGTGCGCGACGCACGGTGCGATCTACGCGCCGGACACCGGCAAGTGCGTCGGCGGCCCGTGCCGCGGCGGCCGCCTGCGGCCGGTGGAGGTCGACGAGCGCGACATGCCCGACGGCCGTGCGGTATTCTGGGTGCCCGATGCCGACCTGCGTCCCGCCGCTTCGACTCCTTCCGCCACGACCGACTGA
- a CDS encoding S49 family peptidase — translation MADQPNIPDSSSRPDSREPNWERAALERIALAAVKEQRAARRWKIFFRFAFLGVFLLLAFALIDFSNDAKFASTGRHTALVTIDGEIAAGTNANGEDINTALDAAFDDDGAAGVVLRINSPGGSPVQAGMVYDEIRRLRTKYPNKPLYVVVTDMCASGGYYIASAADKIFVDKASIVGSIGVLMDGFGFTGLMGKLGVDRRLHTSGENKGFYDPFSPETPKMDAHAQALLDQVHAQFIKAVKDGRGKRLHETPDMFSGLFWTGEKSVELGLADGYGTTDTVARDVLKAPDLVDYTVKESLTNRVARKFGAAVGGAAMKALAAGGTSFSLR, via the coding sequence ATGGCCGACCAACCGAATATCCCTGATTCCTCGTCCCGTCCCGACAGCCGCGAGCCGAACTGGGAGCGCGCGGCGCTCGAGCGGATCGCGCTCGCGGCCGTCAAGGAACAGCGTGCGGCGCGGCGCTGGAAGATCTTCTTCCGCTTCGCGTTCCTCGGCGTGTTCCTGCTGCTCGCGTTCGCGCTGATCGATTTCTCGAACGACGCGAAGTTCGCGTCGACCGGGCGCCACACGGCGCTCGTGACGATCGACGGCGAGATCGCGGCAGGCACCAACGCGAACGGCGAAGACATCAATACGGCGCTCGATGCCGCGTTCGACGACGACGGCGCGGCCGGCGTCGTGCTGCGGATCAACAGCCCGGGCGGCAGCCCGGTGCAGGCCGGGATGGTCTACGACGAGATCCGCCGGCTGCGCACGAAATATCCCAACAAGCCGCTGTACGTCGTCGTGACCGACATGTGCGCATCGGGCGGTTATTACATTGCGTCTGCCGCCGACAAGATCTTCGTCGACAAGGCGAGCATCGTCGGCTCGATCGGCGTGCTGATGGACGGGTTCGGCTTCACGGGCCTGATGGGCAAGCTCGGCGTCGATCGCCGTCTGCACACGTCGGGCGAAAACAAGGGCTTCTACGACCCGTTCTCGCCCGAGACGCCGAAGATGGACGCCCATGCGCAGGCACTGCTCGACCAGGTCCATGCGCAGTTCATCAAGGCCGTGAAGGACGGTCGCGGCAAGCGGCTGCACGAAACGCCCGACATGTTCTCGGGTCTGTTCTGGACGGGCGAGAAGAGCGTCGAGCTTGGCCTCGCCGACGGCTACGGCACGACCGACACGGTCGCGCGCGACGTGCTGAAGGCGCCGGATCTCGTCGACTACACGGTGAAGGAAAGCCTGACGAACCGCGTCGCGCGCAAGTTCGGCGCGGCGGTCGGCGGTGCCGCGATGAAGGCGCTCGCCGCGGGCGGCACGTCGTTCAGCCTGCGCTGA
- a CDS encoding SAM-dependent methyltransferase codes for MTAGTLYLVPNTLGEGDESMLAAVLPAAVQARAGTLGYYIGENAKTTRAFLKKIGTTRPIQEIAIRELNVNTPAGEIDKLLAPVLAGTDAGLVSEAGCPAVADPGALLVRRAHERGVKVVPLVGPSSILLALMASGLNGQSFAFNGYLPVDAAARAKRLRELEQLSRKGRQTQIFIETPYRNQAMLDTLVATCAPSTQICVAADLTLETETIASRSVADWKKAPAPNLHKRPAIFLLLAN; via the coding sequence ATGACCGCCGGCACGCTTTATCTCGTCCCGAACACGCTCGGCGAAGGCGACGAATCGATGCTCGCCGCCGTGCTGCCCGCGGCCGTGCAGGCGCGCGCCGGCACGCTCGGCTATTACATCGGCGAAAACGCGAAAACGACCCGCGCGTTCCTGAAGAAGATCGGCACCACGCGGCCGATCCAGGAAATCGCGATCCGCGAACTGAACGTCAACACGCCAGCCGGCGAGATCGACAAGCTGCTCGCACCGGTGCTCGCGGGCACGGACGCCGGGCTCGTGTCCGAGGCCGGGTGCCCCGCCGTGGCCGACCCCGGCGCGCTGCTGGTGCGCCGTGCGCATGAACGCGGCGTGAAGGTCGTGCCGCTCGTCGGGCCGAGTTCGATCCTGCTCGCGCTGATGGCGTCGGGCCTGAACGGCCAGAGTTTCGCGTTCAACGGCTATCTGCCGGTCGATGCGGCCGCGCGCGCGAAACGCCTGCGCGAGCTCGAGCAACTGTCGCGCAAGGGCCGCCAGACGCAGATCTTCATCGAGACGCCGTACCGGAACCAAGCGATGCTCGATACGCTCGTCGCGACCTGCGCGCCGTCGACGCAGATCTGCGTCGCGGCCGACCTGACCCTCGAAACCGAGACGATCGCCAGCCGTTCGGTGGCGGACTGGAAAAAGGCGCCTGCGCCGAATCTGCACAAGCGCCCCGCCATCTTCCTGCTGCTCGCGAACTGA